The genomic interval CTCCTTAACAATATATCTAAATTAATTAATTTATATATGAGTTATTACGCCTAATAAAACTTTCCTCAATTTTAATTTTTATAAGCTTTTATGAATGTAAATTTATATTTGCAGTAATAGCTTTAAAATTAAGCTGTTTAATAGGTGTATGCCTTAATGCTAGAAAGCATTTTAATTCCTTTAGCTATAGTTAGTTTAGCAGAGCTGGGAGATAAAACTCAATTAACAATTTTACTTTTATCTTCAAAAACTAAAAAGGCTTAAAATGCAATTTAAAAACCCATTTTACCATGGTTTTATATTAATTTTTCTTTCAGAATGGGTGATAAAACGCAGGTAGCTTCAGTTTTATTTGCAGTTAAATATAATTGGTTTTTGTTTTCATTAGCATCATAATGGCGTTAAGTTTAATATCAGCCTTAACTATTTATCTGGGTAAACTTCTTTCTAATAAACTTAAGGAGAGTGTTTTAACGAAAGTTTCTGGCATTATGTTTATAGTAATAGGTGTAACTTTTTTTCCTATTCTAAAATTCTAGACGAAAAATTCTCTATATATTATATTTACCGCGTTCTTTAATTTATTTTCATCAATGATAAGTATTATATTAGAACTGTTTAAGCTTTTTGAAATCATAAATAAATTAATTTTACTCTTGTTTAAGACATTTATTAAACGAGAGATTGTACTTACATTATTCTTTAAAACCTCTCCTGTAACGCTTAAAGCACCTACGCTTCCCCCCTTCACCTTTGGTTTGTAACCATATCTTTTCAGATCTCTCTCAATTATTAACTCTATTTTTTCTTTCATAATGAATCTATGGTTAAGATTAATTGTTAATGAAATTTCATTTGCTGAGGTAGCCACATCATAAATATCGATTCCATAATTTGATAAAATGCTTGTTACATTGCTTAAATATCCTCTTCCCTCTGGTGTATTCATAAATTCATCATAAATTGTTAATAAATAAAATTTTCTTGCGGATATTCCTGCTATAGGTTTCTTATAAGTGGTTGCTGTTTCATTGCATACTAGGGTTGATGTTTTGCTTTTAATTGTTTTAACTTGAATTGGAATATTATATGCTTTAGCAATTTTAATAGCTATAGGATGGATAACTTCTATTCCTCTCCAAGTTAATTCTCCAGCTTCATCATAGCTTAAGCGTGAAATAATATTGGTTTTACCATATTCAGGTTCAACAATATAGATTCCAGGGACATCTTTAATTATTTCATATTTAGCTTTCATAGCTGCTGCAACAATAGCTCCAGTAACATCTGTGCTATTTCTTCCTAAAAGCTTATATTCTCCCGTCTCTAATTGTTTACCAACAAATCCTCCAACAATAGGTGCATATCCTTTACTCAGGTTATGCAATAAGTTTTCTTTAATATTTTTTATGCTTAACTCTTCTTTGATAACTCCTCTAGAATCAACTATTATTCCAGCTTTATAACCATCCATATAAATCGAGTTACAACCTAAATATTTTAGAAAATGAGAGAGAATTATTCCAGAATGATTTTCACCAGTAGAAATAAATTGATCATAGTTTATAGGCGTTTTCAGCTTTTCTAATTCTTCATTTAACAACTTAAATGCCGTTTCTTTAATGCTTAAGTTTCGAATGCCTTGAATAATTTTTTTATATCTATTTTTCAAGTTTAAAATAACTTTATCTTTTTTATTTTTATAGAGTTTTGTTAAAACATCTGTAACTCCTTTAGGAGCAGACACAACAGATATAACTTTATATTTTTGAGTTAAATCAACAATATATTTAGCCGCTTCTAAAAAACTATTTTTATCGTATAATAAGGAGCCACCAAATTTTGAAACAATTTTCTCAACCATTTTATATCAACCAAATAAACCTTAAATTAACTGTTGCATTCATACAATCTTTTCTTTATTTATGTGGATTGACGCCATATTTTTTGGAATTCTAACTCGTAAACTTCAGCTAAACCTTTACTTTTAATAATGAGTAGATTTTCATTATTTTTTGTTTCAGCGTTTTGCGACCAGTTGTAACTTCCAGTTATTACTATCTTCCCATCTATTATCGCTACTTTATTATGCATAAGAGCTGGATTTGAGTCAAGTTTAACTTCAATTCCAGCTTTTTTAAGCTTGTAATATTCGCTATACCCGGTTAATTGCTCCTTTTCCATAACAATTTTAACTTCAACGCCTTTGTTATAAGCATTAATTAAAGCGTCTCCAATACTGTCTAAAGTAAAGCTGTAAATCATTATGTGAATAGATTGATTAGCTTTATTAATCCAATAAATTAATTTTTCCTCACATTTACCATTAGGAGAAAAATACGCTTCATAACTAAAAATAGATTCATTCGCATAGGTAGCATTTTGATAAATAGTTTTAGTGAAAGTTATTGTTATCGAGTGAGATGGGTGAGGAGTAATATTCCATAAGCTTATGCCAACTAAAATTCCAGTTAAAAATGATAATAAAATTATTATTACCTTAACTTTCAACTTTCTTTTCCCTATAAGAACTATTGTTAACTTAATTAAAATTTTTAACGCTTTAACTTGAATTTATGGTTTGTTTTGCTCCGCATATTAAGCAAAACTTTGCGTTAATTGGAATTTTAGCTCCACATTGAATGCAATATTTAGTTTCTTGAATTGTTGGTGGAACCAGGGGAATAGTAGTAGATGCTTTTGCGATCATACAGTAATAATAAATTGTCATGGCGATAAAGTATATTGGCGTAACTAAAGCTGAGATAATAGAGGAAATTAGGAAGCCGATTTGAATGGGGCTTCCCACTAAAAAAGCTTGGATTCTTCCACTTATGAATGATGCTAACCCAATTAAAATCATTAAGAATAATAATATGCCGAAAGTTTTAATCCATCTTTTAGCTACAAGATTTCTGCTTCTTTTTAGGCTTGCGATAATTCCTAAATTCTCTATTATAATAGCTGGAGTAAAGAGAAAGAATATTATTGATAAGATTATTCCTGGAACTACTAGAAGCATAAATCCAATTGCAATTAATAAACCTGAAATAAAACTAGCTCCAAGTAGTGCGGGTAACTTTCTAATTACTATCTTAAAAGATTCTTTAAGGTTTATAGGTGTTTCTTCAAGCAAGCTAGATGTATATTTAACAGTTACTCCTCCAGCAATCATGTTGATTATCCAACTTAAAATTGTAGCGAACAGAATTGCAGTAAAGAAAACAATCACGCTTGGAATTAAATTATTTAAATTACCTCTTATATAACTCGTTAAATTTAAAGGTAGGGAAATTGAAACTACGCTTAATATTAATCCCGTTAACACGCTTGAAATAAGCAATGGGGTAAACAAATTTATAAAATGTGCTTTATAAAAATTAATTGCTTGCGTTATAACTTCAAAAGTATCAAGTTCTTTTAAAGGTTTCTTAATTTGACTCATTAACCTCCCCTTTTATAAGATTTAAAGCTTTAATTGTAAGCAGCACTCCAATTAAGATTAAAATTGAGCATAAAATAAATGTTCGCCTAAATCCTATCGAATCGGAAAGAAAGCCTCCAAGCCCTGGTCCAATTATCCATCCAAGATACCAAGTCATATTGTATAACCCTATAGCCTCTCCTTTTTGTTCCGTTGGAACAGAATCAGTTACTAAATACATTCCTGAAACTCCTAAAGCTGCCCATGCTATTCCTTCAATAGCTTGAATAATACACATGCCAATTAAATTTCTAGCTAAGGAGTATGAAAGAAACACAATAAAGAAAAGAGCCATTGAAACAAGTAAAATTACTTTAGAACCTATTTTATCTGAGGTTCTCCCAAATAAAGGTGCCGCAACAGCGCCTCCAATAGATCCTATGGTGAAAACTATGCCTATTTGAGTTTTTGAAGCACCTAAATCAGCTATGAAAAGAGATAATATAGAGTAAATGATCCCAGAGCAAATGGTAAGCGGGAAAAGAGCTGCACAAATCAAATAAATATTCTTTCTTACCATAAAACTCCCCCATTAATAAAGCAAATTTTATTAGAATTCTTAACCTATTTTTAAAGCGAGGTAAAAAACAATTTACTAAAGAAGTTGCACAATAATGTTTTCCTAATGTTATATTTAAAGATTACTTTAATTAGTTTGGTTTTAGTTTTTCATATGACAATATATATTCTATATAATTAAATATTCTTGCAAGAAAATTAAGCATTCAGCATTATTGAATTAACCAAATTTTTAATGAAAAGCCTTAAATCTTAAAAATGTTTAAAATTTCTATTAATGATTAGAAAAACTTTTTCTAAATTAAACTTAATTCAAGATGAACTCTTTAAAATTTTTAGGGAAACTCCTTTAAAATTAATTAAGTTTTCAGCAATTTTAAAAAGCATTTTCAAGAAATTAAGCGTTGATGAAGGCTTAAAAAATGAAGTTTTAATTCTTTTATGCAAAGGCTTAACTTTTAATAAAAGCTTTAGAAAAATTCCAAAGCTTGAACAATTAATTATTGAATATGAAAGCTCAAATGAGCCTTTACTAGATTACGCTAAATGTTTTTTTGCTAAAGCTCTTTCTAACTTTTTTAACGAGAAAATTAGTAAATATAAAAATGAAGCGGCTAGAAAAATTTTTCTTAGAGATTTATCTGATTTAACAGATATTCTACACTCAATACCTGTGGAAAAGCTTTTAACAAAAATTGAAAGCCTTCAATTTAATGAAAAAACAAGCGTAATTTTTATGGATTTTATTAATGAGTTGAAAACGCTTATTGATAAAAAATGGAATCCAGATTTAGAAGTTGAAAGAAAAATTAATGAAGCTCAAAAAGAAATTGAGTTTTACTTATCTAAAATGGAAAATTTATCTGGTTTTAAGCTCGGCTCTATTGGAAACTATCAAGAGGGGTTGCTTATCCACTGCTTTTTTGATCCTTGGTATAATGATAACTCATCGCTTTGGGGAGTTAGCTTCTATCCAATTTTGAATATATTAAATTTGCAACCGCCATATATTTTTTTTGATGCTTTAAGAAGAGGTTTATTAGCTAGAGAAGCAGCTCACTTTTTTACTCCCAATATAATAGAGAAAATGGAAAGAGTCTACGAGCAAATGGATTACTGTGCCTACAAGATTCTTAACGATTTTGAAGCTGAATTCTGGGAGTTTGCTAGGCATGGATTAAGAGAGGAATCTAAAGAATTCGATGGAATAAATTATTATTTAGAGTGGGAAGCTATTGTTGGATGGGACTTCTTAAATAAAGTTTTCTCTAGATTAAAAAGCATAAACCGTTTTAAATCTGAAATCAACTTTTCAGAATATCAATCAATAGTTGATTCTTTAGCATTAAAGCCTAAGCATGTTTCTTTAACTCAAGAAGAGCTTTCAATATTAAATTTTCTATCTGAAAAACCCTTGATTTCAGTTAGCGAGCTTTCTCAAAAAACTGGAGTAAGCTTACCTACTGTTCAAAAGCTTCTTAAAACCTTAAGGCTTAAAGCTAATATTTGGCCAAGCGTTTTAGTAGATTTAAATAAGCTTAACATAACTTGCTTTTTAACACTATTAAAAATTAAGCCGCATGTATTAAATGAGTTAATTAACATTATTTGGCTTTTCCCTTATTGCGGAAGAATCTATAAAGTTTTTGGGGAAACAAATTTATTATGTTACTTTCAAATTCCATTAAGTTATGAAAACTTTATTTATGATTATTTAACTATTCTTAAAAGAGCAGATGTAATAGAGAAAAGCTTTATTTTTAAAGTTGAAGAGTTCTATTATAATTTTAATCCAAGATTTTATAACGCGAGCATTAGCGATTGGGATGTGCCTTGGGATGAATGGGGTTTATGGCTTAAAGAATATCTTTTAACAAAAGGATTGCTTCATGTGATTAAAGGTAGACCTAAAGAAGGGAAAAGAAAAATTAAGGTAAACAAAATCGACCTTGAATTAATTCGTTTATTAAGAGTTAATGCGCGATTTCCTTTTTCTGAAATAGGGTTTAAGCTAGGCGTTAGCGGAGCTTATATTGGTCAGAGAGTTAGGCATTTAATAAACTCTCAAGTGATAACCCCAACAGTTGCTTCTTTTAGGATTGGTTTAGATGAAGCTGTTTTCGTAACTTTTGATTGTGAAGAAGAAGATTTAACAGCTATTAAATCAGCTTTCGACGAGTTACCTATGTGGCAAGGATTCAAAATAAGCGGCGATATGGAGGGAGTAGCATCGATGATTTATATTCCAACAGGGGAAACTCAAGAGCTTCTCTACGCTATAGATAAATATTTGATTGAATCTAAATTAGTTAATAAATATATGATTCATGTTATAGAGCGATGGACTGGAATGAGAAGATGGCTTCCAATAGAATTATATACAGATGGTGCAGGTTGGATTTTTGATAAAAATGAATATTTAAACCAGTTGAAAGATGAAGTTGAAAGCTTAACTAATAAAAGTTAAGCTTTAAAGGAGTTTTCTTTAATGATTAAAAAAGCTTATTTAATAGAGCTTCTAAAATTTAAGAAAAATTTATGGTTTTTAGCTTTCGCTGCTTTTCTTCCTTACTTTTCTTCAGGAATGATTGCTGCTTTCATAATGGTTTGGCTTAGGGAACTTGGGGCTTCTTTTTTAAATGTTGGCATTGTAAACGGTATCAGCAATTTAGCTTTAGCCTTATCATTTTTTATTGGAGGTTTTTTAAGCGATAATTACGGTGGAAAAAAAATATTTTTCTTAGGTTTAATTTTATCTCTTTTATCCTCAATATTTTATGGAGCTACAGGCTGGCTTTTTACTTGGCTTCTAGTAGCTTTAGGTTTAATTTTGGGTCGAATATCTATAGGGTTTAGAGAAGCTTCTTCATTTCAAATAGTTTATAAAGCTTCAGAAAAACATAAGCATGCTTCATCATTTGGGCTTTTATCAACTTTTAAGCAGCTTGGTTATGTAATCGGCCCTGTTACAGGAGGGTTAATTGCATATATTTTTGGGTTAAAAACCCCCTTTATTTTAGCTCCTCCAATAACTCTTGCAGCAATAATGCTTACCTCTAAATTAAATTTAGGAGAGAGTAAAGTTAAATTAAGGTTTAGCTTAAAAGAAGCTAAGAAAGCTTTAAGCTTAAACTCTGGAGTAACGATTTTAATTTTTATCTCCTTATGGGATCAATTTTTCTTAGAGATTGGAAACCCCTTCTATATGATTTTCCTTAATGAAGAATTTAAAGCACCATCTTATATACTCGGTTTATGTTTTACACTTATGTCTTTAAGCACACTTGTTTTCAGCATGATCAGCGGAGTCGCATCAGATTTAATTAAAAAAAGGAAACCTTCAATAATTTTTAGTGCTTTAGTAATGGCTTTAAGCGTTGGTTTAGTAGCCTTCGCATTTAACCCATGGATGTTTGTAGCTAGCTATTTTCTAGCTGGAGTTTCAACAGCAATCTCTAATACAGCTATTCCATCTTATTTTGCAGATGTTTTAAAAGATAAAGCTTCAACAATTTTTGGGTTTAGGTTTGCAGCTATGTACTTTACTGGATGTTTTTCACCGTTAATTTCAGGATGGGTAATTCAAAACTTTCAGTCTTTAAGGTTACCTTTCATCATAAATTTTGCAGGTTTAATTATTGAAATTCCTCTTTTAATAGCTTTCTTTAAAGAATAAGCTTACCAAAACCTTCTTTTTAAAGACTCTTTTTCAGCTTCAACAATTAACTCAAATAATTTGTCATTTACACCTCTAACCTTTTGAGCTATATGCTCCACATCTGAAAAATTAAGTTTTTTCCCAGCTAAAATATAAACTGTTATTAAACCATATTTTTGATATAATTTAGCTGATTCTTCAGCTTCCTCAATAATTTTCTTATCTTTAAATGATTTAACCCTTTTCTTTAAAGCGTTTAATGCATCATCTTCTGTGGTAGAAAGAATTCCTATAGTCTTTGAACCGCATTTAGGACAAGAAAAATTTTTAGGCAAGTTTTTTACAGCTATTGGCTTAATAAATTTCCAGCAAGAAATGCATGCGAAAAGTTTAACTTCATTTAATATTCTAGCTTTAGCAGCTTCTATAAGGATACGCTTCATTTTCTCAGGCGGAATCAAATCTGTTTTTTGACCAATTTTTTCAATTCCTAACCTAGCTATTGGAGAGGCTTCATTTTTTTCTATAATCGCTAACTCAATTTTCCCATTTTTAATATCATTTAAAACTTCAATTGTTTTTAAAACATCTAAATCTTTATCGTAAGCTTCCTTTAAAGCTTCTTGAAAAATTATTGTGTCTTCAAAACTTTTAATTAATTGCTTTAAGCTTATTTTGGTTGCATCAACCCATTTTGAAAGAGCGCCAAAACGCCTTGCAACATGAACTGCTCTTCTTTTAAATAAACCTGTTTTAATAGCAGCTTCATTAATTAAATCAGTTAACTTCTTAGTTTGAGAAATTTTACGTAAAACATTTGCAACACTATTCTTTCCAAAGCCTTTAATTGATTGGATAACTATTCTATAGGCATCTTGTTGAACTCCAATAGTTGAGCTTAATTCTTCAGATAATACATGCCCTATAAGCCTAGCTAAAGTTCTATTAACTAAAGTTCCAAAATGACATGTAATAATTGTATATTCATCCCAATCTTCAATTGTAATTCTTTTATCAGTTGGCGCAGGATAACCTTTTTTCACATGCTCTACAGTTTCAGAAATAGCTTTTAAAACAGTTTCTTCATCAACAAAATATTTGTTTGCTATTCTCTTTACAATTTTATTTAAGTTTTCTCCTGCTTTTAAGCTTTCTTCAACTAAAGCTCTTATTGATCCAACTTCTTGAGCAACTTCAAATGGCACAGGAATTTCCTCTCCAATCCAGCTTGGTATAGCACCGGTTGGATCAGTTATAGCTTTTACATATATTTTATCTCCTCTTACACTTTTAATCATCCATGGGCTACCTTTCATAATGAATTTTACTCCAGGTTCACCATATTCTGCTATAAAAGCTTCATCTAAAATTCCTATTGAAGAATCAGAATCTTCATCAACAACCAAATATTGTTTTTCATCAGGAATCATAGACATTTCTCTAAAATAATACTCGTAAAGCTCCTTAATTCTTTTAGGCTTTAGCATAACTTTATCGTTGAATGAAACCCAAGCCAATCTAGGAAATCTTGAATGCATATATTCCGCTATCGCTTTAACATCTTCTTCGGTTAAATTTCTGTACGGATAAGCTTCTTTAAATATTTTAAGAATCTCATTGAATGTCCAACGGTTTTTTTGAATAAGTAAACCGGTTATTTGATGAGTTAAAACATCAAAAGGCTTCTCTGGAATTTTAACTTGCTCAAGATTTTCTTGATAAACGCTTCTAGCTATAACCATTGCTTCTAAAGTATCATCTGAATCTAAAGTTATTATAGCTCCTTCAGCTATTCTTCCAACTTTATGTCCGCTTCTTCCAATTCTTTGAATCAACCTTGTAACCTGCCTTGGGCTCATATATTGAATTACATAATCTATTTTTCCTATATCTATTCCAAGCTCTAAGGAGCTTGTGCAAACAAGCCCTTTTAACTCCCCTTTTTTTAAACTTTTTTCAGCTGTTACTCTAACAAGCTTAGCTAAGGAACCGTGGTGAATGGAAATTGGGAAATTTACATCCCAAACTTTAAATCTGCTAGCTAAAACTTCAGCTATAGCTCTTGTATTGGTGAATAAAAGCACAGAATCATGAGCTTTAATTAAATCTTTTATAACTCTAAGCCTTGCTGTTACTTCAGGATGTGTATAAAGCTTATTTGCAAGCTTATAATCATCATCAATAACTGAAGGAAACAATATTTTAATTTTAGTCTTTCTTTTTATTGGAATCTTAATTACTTCAATTGATCTATTTTCTCCAACTAGAAATTTAGCTACAGCCTCTGGGCTTCCTATCGTAGCTGATAACCCGATTAATTGAAACTCACTTTTAGTTATCCATCTTAACCTTTCTAAAGCTAAAGAGAGTTGGCTTCCCCGTTTATCCTCAGCTAATTCATGCACTTCATCTATAATAACATATTTAACGCTTTTCAAATGTTTCTTCATTATTTTACCAACAAGCAAAGCTTGAAGAGTTTCAGGGGTTGTAATCAGCATGGTTGGAGGCGTTTTAGCTTGCATACTTCTCTCTTTAACATCTGTGTCGCCATGTCTAACTGAAACTTTTAACTCAAGCTTTTTACACCACCACTCCAATCTATCCAGCATATCTCGATTTAAAGCTCTTAAAGGCGTTATGTAAAGGATGCTTACTCCAATTTGATTACTACCTTTAACCAAAAGATTGTTTAAAACAGGAAGAATCGCAGCTTCAGTTTTTCCAGTTGCAGTTGGAGCTATAAGAAGAATATTTTTTCCTTGAAGTATTAATGGAATAGCTTTTTGTTGAGCTTCAGTGGGAACTGAGAATTTTCGCTCTTTAATAGCTTCTTGAATAGGCTTAATAAATAAAGAAAAAACATTTAAAGCTTCTTCAGCTTTCTCCATAATTTGCTCTCCAACTAACCATATTAAACTGTTAAAGCATTAAAATAAAAGTTAATTAACTAAAAAACTTTAAATGAATTGTTTACTACATTAGAAATTTTAAGGTTTAAGATGTAATTTCAGCAGGTTTGGAGAAAAAATTGAGCTTGAATTTAGAAAAAGAATGGCGTGAACGACTTGTTAAAACGAATTTAGATCTTATAATTCTTAGGCTTCTTAAAGAAAAACCTAGATGGGGCTATGAAATAAATATGGAAATAAGAAATAGATTTAAAGTTTATTTAAGTGCTGGAACACTTTATCCGCTTCTCCACTCTTTAGAGGATAAAGGTTATGTTGAAGGCGCTTGGCAACCTGAAGGTGGAAGAGAAAAAAGAATTTATAAAATAACTTTAAAAGGCGAAGAATTCCTTAACGCTGGAGAAAAAGCTTTAGAAAGAACTTTATTAAGGCGAGAGTCTTAACGGTGAATTTAATTGAATATAAATAAAAAGGAACTTGTTAAAAATGTACTTTTAATAATTATTATTTTAGCGTCTGTTCAAGCAGGATGGCAAATTCTAAAGTTTTCATTAAATACTTCAATTCCTTTAGCTTATGTGCCGTCTAAAAGCATGGAGCCCACTCTTAAAGTTGGAGATTTAGTTGTAATTAAGGGGTTTCCCTCTAACGAAATAAAGGAAGGGTCAATTATAGTATTTTATGTTCCAGGGCATTATGGAGAAGACGAATATAGAATAGTTCATAGAGTTGTTAAAGTGGTTGATTTAGGAAGCGGATTAGGCTTTGAAACTAAAGGCGATAATAACCCTATTTCAGATTACTATAGATGGGGTTATATCCCAGCATCTTATATTGTTGGAGTTGTTGTTTATAAGATTCCTTATATTGGGTATGCAGCTTTGGTGGTTAGAAAGCCGCTTGGGATATTAATTATCTCTATTTTAATAGCGATAATCTTATTCTCTGAGCTTTTTGAATCTAAAAAGAAAAGTTTTAATCAAAAAGTTAATTAAAAAGTTTAATAATCCTCTTTAACAATTTGATTTTTAATGGGGAGTTGTTTGTCGGAAAATATTGTAAATATAGAGAATGTTGTTGCTTCAGCTTTTTTAGATCAAAGGCTTGATTTAAGCGCTATAGTTAGGCTTTTTCCTAACGTTGAATATAAACCTGAGCAATTTCCAGGGTTAGTTTATAGACTAAAAAAACCTAAAACAGCAACCTTAATTTTCGCTAGTGGAAAATTAGTTTGCACAGGTGCAAAATCTGAAAGTGAAGCTAGAAAAGCTGTATTAAAAGTTATAGATGACCTTAGAAAAAACGGGTTAATGAGCACTAGCAATGTTAATATTCAAATTCAAAATATTGTTGCTTCAGCTGAATTAAATGGAACAATAGATTTAGAGAAATCTATATATGCTCTTGAAAGAACAATGTATGAACCTGAGCAATTTCCAGGGTTAATCTACAGAATGGATAACCCTAAGGTTGTTATGCTGCTCTTCGCTAGTGGAAAATTAGTTTGTACAGGCGCAAAAAAAGAATCAGAAGTTGCTGAAGCAGTAAATAGGCTTCGAAAAATTCTTGAGGAGAGAAAGCTTATAAAGTATCGCAGTTAAACACTAAACAGTTTATTTAATTTAACCTCTAAAACATTTTTAGGTAAAGCTCCAATAACTTTATCAATT from Candidatus Bathyarchaeota archaeon carries:
- a CDS encoding helix-turn-helix transcriptional regulator; amino-acid sequence: MSLNLEKEWRERLVKTNLDLIILRLLKEKPRWGYEINMEIRNRFKVYLSAGTLYPLLHSLEDKGYVEGAWQPEGGREKRIYKITLKGEEFLNAGEKALERTLLRRES
- a CDS encoding TATA-box-binding protein, with product MGSCLSENIVNIENVVASAFLDQRLDLSAIVRLFPNVEYKPEQFPGLVYRLKKPKTATLIFASGKLVCTGAKSESEARKAVLKVIDDLRKNGLMSTSNVNIQIQNIVASAELNGTIDLEKSIYALERTMYEPEQFPGLIYRMDNPKVVMLLFASGKLVCTGAKKESEVAEAVNRLRKILEERKLIKYRS
- a CDS encoding signal peptidase I translates to MNINKKELVKNVLLIIIILASVQAGWQILKFSLNTSIPLAYVPSKSMEPTLKVGDLVVIKGFPSNEIKEGSIIVFYVPGHYGEDEYRIVHRVVKVVDLGSGLGFETKGDNNPISDYYRWGYIPASYIVGVVVYKIPYIGYAALVVRKPLGILIISILIAIILFSELFESKKKSFNQKVN